One window of Channa argus isolate prfri chromosome 4, Channa argus male v1.0, whole genome shotgun sequence genomic DNA carries:
- the cry2 gene encoding cryptochrome-2 codes for MAVNSVHWFRKGLRLHDNPALQEALSGADTVRCVYILDPWFAGAANVGINRWRFLLEALEDLDSSLKKLNSRLFVVRGQPTDVFPRLFKEWKVTRLTFEYDPEPYGKERDGAIIKMAQEFGVETIVRNSHTLYNLDRIIEMNNNSPPLTFKRFQTIVSRLELPRRPLLPVTQQQMDKCLTKIADNHDQLYSIPSLEELGFRTEGLPSTVWRGGESEALDRLNKHLDKKVWVANFEHSRVNTCSLYASPTGLSPYLRFGCLSCRVLYYNLRELYMKLRKRCSPPLSLFGQLLWREFFYTAATNNPNFDRMEGNPICVQIPWDQNPEALAKWAEGRTGFPWIDAIMTQLRQEGWIHHLARHAVACFLTRGDLWISWESGMKVFEELLLDADWSVNAGSWMWLSCSAFFQQFFHCYCPVGFGRRTDPSGDYIRRYIPILKDYPNRYIYEPWNAPESVQKAANCVVGVDYPKPMVNHAESSRLNIERMKQVYQQLSHYRGLSLLATVPTIQEEAEPPMTDDSQTSSGPDSPHRFPGDSEAAGFSIAPDSSTAFPSSSSAPCPDLEDSTNSHAPQTLYTSSSSHIQPSTAITSTSAIHFPPTGAPPSVGSTLAQSPLSTSKPSSPSPSCSTLFPFPSLAMTPTQTSCLGQRRKVLARKVRRSQKQCGRQCGTPSTKETGGKMNEEEREEVGGEERMEEEPEQDERMEEDTCGETTGYQ; via the exons ATGGCGGTGAATTCAGTGCACTGGTTTCGCAAAGGTCTGCGTTTGCACGATAATCCGGCGTTGCAGGAGGCCCTCAGTGGAGCGGACACTGTGCGTTGTGTTTATATCCTGGACCCGTGGTTTGCTGGCGCCGCTAATGTGGGAATCAACCGCTGGAG GTTTCTCTTGGAGGCTCTGGAGGACCTGGACAGCAGTCTGAAGAAGCTCAACTCCAGACTGTTTGTGGTCAGAGGGCAGCCTACTGATGTTTTTCCAAGGCTTTTTAAG GAGTGGAAAGTAACCAGGTTAACATTTGAGTATGACCCGGAGCCTTATGGGAAGGAAAGGGATGGAGCCATCATCAAGATGGCCCAAGAGTTTGGAGTGGAGACCATCGTCAGAAATTCACACACCCTCTACAACCTGGATAG GATAATAgagatgaacaacaacagtCCTCCTCTGACCTTTAAGCGGTTTCAAACCATTGTGAGTAGGCTGGAGTTACCCAGAAGacctctgcttcctgtcacTCAGCAGCAGATGGACAAGTGTCTCACTAAAATAGCTGATAACCACGACCAGCTATATAGTATACCTTCACTGGAAGAACTCG GTTTCAGGACAGAAGGCTTACCTTCTACTGTGTGGCGGGGAGGAGAATCTGAGGCATTGGACAGACTAAACAAACACCTCGACAAAAAG GTATGGGTAGCGAACTTTGAGCATTCTCGGGTCAACACCTGCTCTTTGTATGCCAGCCCTACTGGACTTAGCCCCTACCTGCGTTTCGGCTGTTTGTCCTGTAGAGTTTTGTACTACAACCTCAGAGAGCTCTACATGAAG CTCCGTAAGCGTTGCAGTCCTCCTTTGTCTCTCTTTGGCCAGTTGCTATGGAGGGAGTTCTTCTACACAGCTGCCACAAACAACCCAAACTTTGACCGCATGGAGGGAAACCCCATCTGTGTGCAG ATCCCGTGGGATCAGAACCCAGAGGCACTGGCCAAGTGGGCTGAGGGTCGTACTGGTTTTCCTTGGATTGACGCCATCATGACCCAGCTAAGACAGGAGGGCTGGATTCACCACCTGGCCCGACATGCTGTGGCCTGTTTTCTTACTAGAGGGGACCTCTGGATCAGTTGGGAGAGTGGCATGAAA GTGTTTGAGGAGCTGCTGCTTGATGCAGACTGGAGTGTGAATGCTGGCAGCTGGATGTGGCTGTCCTGTAGTGCCTTCTTCCAGCAGTTCTTCCACTGCTATTGCCCTGTTGGTTTTGGAAGGAGAACTGACCCATCAGGAGACTACATCAG GCGTTACATCCCCATCTTGAAGGACTACCCAAATCGGTACATCTACGAGCCGTGGAACGCCCCGGAGTCTGTCCAGAAAGCAGCCAACTGTGTGGTGGGAGTGGATTACCCCAAACCTATGGTCAACCACGCAGAGAGCAGCAGACTCAATATCGAGAGGATGAAACAAGTATACCAGCAGCTCTCCCATTACAGAGGACTCA gtcTTCTAGCGACAGTACCAACAATCCAGGAGGAGGCAGAGCCACCAATGACAGATGACTCTCAAACAAGTAGTGGCCCAG ACTCTCCTCACAGATTTCCTGGTGACAGTGAGGCAGCTGGCTTCTCCATAGCTCCTGATTCATCCACAGCTTTtccatcctcctcttctgcCCCATGTCCTGACCTGGAGGATTCAACAAATAGTCATGCACCTCAGACGCTATACACGTCCTCAAGCTCACACATACAGCCCTCAACAGCCATAACGTCTACTTCTGCCATCCATTTCCCACCCACAGGTGCTCCTCCTTCCGTAGGTTCAACTCTAGCCCAGAGCCCACTTTCCACATCCAAACCCTCCTCCCCTTCTCCTTCCTGTTCCACCTTGTTCCCATTCCCCAGTCTAGCTATGACCCCAACTCAGACCTCTTGCCTGGGTCAGAGGAGGAAAGTCCTTGCCCGCAAGGTACGGCGCAGCCAGAAGCAGTGTGGACGACAGTGTGGCACTCCATCAACTAAGGAGACAGGAGGGAAGATGaatgaggaggagagggaagaagtaggaggagaggagagaatggAAGAGGAACCTGAGCAGGATGAGAGAATGGAAGAGGACACTTGTGGAGAAACAACAGGATATCAGTGA